Proteins from one Triticum aestivum cultivar Chinese Spring chromosome 7A, IWGSC CS RefSeq v2.1, whole genome shotgun sequence genomic window:
- the LOC123147163 gene encoding zinc finger protein ZAT9-like, translated as MHNGSSSQVFIMPAAGHVHYLVAGGSGGGDEPRYPWTFKSLHEVDAVVPAIARGSKRPAAVPGGAQVEPYGCPICFRVFATAKAVHGHMRSHTDRTWRGMEPPRPPPLGEIRYPYVCDRCKMPFQTRQALGGHRASHNGKKGCSWLEREELAAAEEARKPVVFGVDLNLPAPEADQEQGEE; from the coding sequence ATGCACAACGGATCGAGCTCGCAAGTGTTCATCATGCCCGCTGCCGGCCATGTCCACTACCTTGTCGCGGGAGGCTCCGGAGGAGGCGACGAGCCCAGGTACCCCTGGACCTTCAAGTCCCTGCACGAGGTGGACGCCGTCGTCCCTGCCATCGCCCGTGGCAGCAAGAGGCCGGCCGCCGTCCCCGGTGGAGCACAGGTAGAGCCCTACGGGTGCCCCATCTGCTTCCGCGTGTTTGCCACTGCCAAGGCCGTCCATGGCCACATGCGCAGCCACACGGACCGCACCTGGCGCGGCATGgagccgccccggccgccgccccTGGGCGAGATCCGTTACCCGTACGTGTGCGACCGCTGCAAGATGCCGTTCCAGACGCGGCAGGCGCTCGGCGGCCACCGCGCCAGCCACAATGGTAAGAAAGGCTGCTCCTGGCTCGAAAgagaggagctcgccgccgccgaagAAGCTCGGAAGCCCGTCGTGTTCGGCGTTGATCTGAACCTTCCGGCTCCCGAGGCAGATCAGGAACAGGGGGAGGAGTAG